The following are encoded in a window of Ricinus communis isolate WT05 ecotype wild-type chromosome 4, ASM1957865v1, whole genome shotgun sequence genomic DNA:
- the LOC8274379 gene encoding abscisic acid receptor PYL8: MSGRSNGNVAIGNGIIGSVESEYVRRHHRHDPADHQCSSALVKHIKAPVHLVWSLVRRFDQPQKYKPFISRCVAQGNLQIGSLREIDVKSGLPATTSTERLEFLDDDEHILSMRIVGGDHRLKNYSSIISLHPEIIDGRPGTLVIESFVVDVPDGNTKDETCYFVEALIKCNLKSLADVSERLAVQDRTEPIDCI; this comes from the exons atgagcgGAAGGAGTAATGGAAACGTAGCAATAGGAAATGGTATAATAGGAAGTGTAGAAAGTGAGTATGTAAGGAGACACCATAGACATGATCCTGCTGATCACCAGTGTAGTTCTGCTCTTGTTAAACACATCAAAGCTCCTGTTCATCTC GTTTGGTCTTTGGTGAGGAGATTTGATCAACCACAGAAGTACAAGCCTTTCATTAGCAGGTGCGTAGCACAAGGGAACCTTCAGATTGGAAGTCTTAGAGAAATTGATGTCAAGTCTGGACTTCCTGCCACTACAAGTACCGAAAGACTGGAGTttcttgatgatgatgagcATATCCTCAGCATGAGGATTGTTGGCGGGGATCACAGACTTAAG AACTACTCTTCAATCATTTCCCTCCATCCAGAGATCATTGATGGAAGACCGGGGACGCTGGTGATCGAGTCATTTGTGGTGGATGTGCCTGATGGGAATACTAAGGATGAGACATGCTACTTTGTTGAAGCTCTGATTAAGTGCAATCTTAAATCACTAGCTGATGTATCGGAACGGCTTGCCGTGCAGGACCGGACCGAGCCCATTGATTGCATCTAA